CAGTCATTGGAAGATTTTCGAGTGCTGCGGAACAGCAATGTGGCTCTGCTCAAGACCGTACCCCGCAAGTTGTGGGAGAACTACGGTATCCACCAGGAAAGAGGAAACGAGAGCGTGGCCCACATCGTGCGGATGATTGCGGGACACGACCTGAATCACCTGCAACAAATAGAACGGATCTTAAAGGAAAAGCGTTGAGGCCCGCCTACTCATTTGGCCACAAAGACCAGTGAGTTTGTGATGGCGTGCACCGAAAGCGCGATTCGGTTTTGTACTCCCACTTTACGCATCAGTTTTGCGACGTGCGCTTTGACGGTGCGCTCGGTGATGCCCAGGGGAGCGCCGATTTCCTTATTGGATCGACCCGCGACCAGCATTTCCAGCACCTCTTTTTCGCGGTCGGTAAAAGTCACCCGGCCAGCAGGGAAGATGCGTCCCGGTGAGTTGCTCACGCGTTCAATGAACAGAGAGAGCACTCGCCGTGGCGCCCACACCGACCCATGGTTCACCGCCCGGATCGCGTTGATAAACTCACTTGGATCCGCGGCTTCGTCAATATAACCCTTGGCCCCGCCGGCAATGGCCTTGAGGATGTTTTCTTCATCCATCCCGGAGCCCATCACGATGACGCGCAGGTCAGGACGTGCCGCTCGCAGGGTGGCCATCGCCTCGAACAAATTGGGGCCGATATGGTTCCCGAGGAGCGCAAGATCAATGTTCTGCCGGGCGCCCATTTCCGAGAGGGAAGTAAAGGTTAGCTCTAAATCCGACGCTGAATTTAACAGGGTATGCAAACCCGCAAACCGCAACGGGTCGGTCTCGATTACAGCAATACGGATGGGCTGTCTCTTATGATTATGATTAGGAAGAGAGGT
The nucleotide sequence above comes from Terriglobales bacterium. Encoded proteins:
- a CDS encoding response regulator transcription factor, translating into MKTSLPNHNHKRQPIRIAVIETDPLRFAGLHTLLNSASDLELTFTSLSEMGARQNIDLALLGNHIGPNLFEAMATLRAARPDLRVIVMGSGMDEENILKAIAGGAKGYIDEAADPSEFINAIRAVNHGSVWAPRRVLSLFIERVSNSPGRIFPAGRVTFTDREKEVLEMLVAGRSNKEIGAPLGITERTVKAHVAKLMRKVGVQNRIALSVHAITNSLVFVAK